The DNA window AGCGAATCCTCGTGAACGATTTTCCCACCCGCCGCCTGGGAGGGCTCGAAGTCGGCGCCCAAGGGCTCGGCGCGCTCGGCCTGAGCGAGTTCTACGGCCCGACCGACCCCGACCAGGCGGTGGCCACCATCCGCCGCGCCCTGGACCTCGGCGTCACGCTGATCGACACGGCCGACGTCTACGGCCACGGGCTGAGCGAGGAGTTGGTCGGCCGCGCCGTCGCCGGCCGCCGTGACGAGGCCGTGGTGGCCACGAAGTTCGGCGTGCTGCGGACCGGCGACGGCATCGGCCAGGCCGTCCGCGGTGACGCCGCCTATGTGAGGCAGGCCGCCGACGCGTCGCTCAAGCGTCTCGGGCTGGACCACATCGACCTCTACTTCCAGGCCAGGGTCGACGGTTCCGTGCCCATCGAGGAGACGGCGGGTGCGCTGGCCGAACTGGTGCAGGCCGGCAAGGTCCGGTACATCGGGCTCTCCGAGGCCGCTCCGGAGACCATCCGCCGTGCGCACGCCGTCCACCCGCTGGCCGCCGTGCAGACCGAGTGGTCGCTGTTCTCCCGCCAGTTGGAGGATGAAGTGGTCCCGACCGCACGCGAGTTGGGCATCGGCATCGTCCCCAACGCGCCGCTCGGGCGTGGCCTGCTCACCGGGCGCTACCGCTCCACCGAGGCCTTCGGGCCCACCGACTTCCGTACGGTGGCGCAGCCGCGCTTCACCCCCGAGAACTTCCCCGGCAACCTCGGCCTGGTCGACCGGCTGGAGCCGCTGGCGATCGAGCTGGGGGTGTCGGTCGGCCAACTCGCCCTGGCGTGGGTGCAGCACCGAGGGGAGGACGTCGTCCCCATCCCGGGCACCCGCCGCATCGACCACCTGGAGGAGAACCTGGCGGCCGCCACACTCTCGCTGGGCCCCGAGGAGCTGGCCGCAATCGAGGCGGCGGTCCCCGCCGGCGAGGTCGCGGGTGCCCGGCTGACCGACTTCAGCCTGCGGTTCGTCGACCTCTGACGCCGGTCCCGGGCAGGTTGGAGCGCCGGCAGGGCCTCGGGCCCGGCCGGCGCTCCAACCTGCCCGGGGCAGGGAGGTCTCGGGGTGGAGGTACAGGCGGCGGGCGACGGCGGGTTCGCTGGGCGCGGCGGCGGCGTTTAGGGGCTTGGCAGGGGTGCTTTAGACGGGCGGCGGAGGCTGGCCGACGACCGTGCACCGGTCGTCCGTCGTCCCGTCCACCTCGCACGTGAAGGATTCGCCATGTCCGAGCGCACTGCTCAATCGGCCGCGTTCTCCCGCTTGCCGTCCCTCACCGGGCTGCGGTTCGTCGCCGCCCTGCTGGTCTTCTTCACCCATCTGTCCGTGGAGGGCTACCTGGCTCCCGGCCCGGCCTCCGCGGTGTTCCGCTACGCCTTCGGCCTGGGCTGGGTGGGGGTGGAGTTCTTCTTCGTCCTCAGCGGGTTCGTGCTGACCTGGTCGGCCCGGCAGGATGACAGCAGACCCCGGTTCTGGCGCCGCCGGCTGGTGAAGATCTTCCCGACCCATCTGCTGACCTGGCTGGCCGCGCTGCTGCTGGCGCTCTGGGCCGGCGAGGCGCTGA is part of the Peterkaempfera bronchialis genome and encodes:
- a CDS encoding aldo/keto reductase, which encodes MNDFPTRRLGGLEVGAQGLGALGLSEFYGPTDPDQAVATIRRALDLGVTLIDTADVYGHGLSEELVGRAVAGRRDEAVVATKFGVLRTGDGIGQAVRGDAAYVRQAADASLKRLGLDHIDLYFQARVDGSVPIEETAGALAELVQAGKVRYIGLSEAAPETIRRAHAVHPLAAVQTEWSLFSRQLEDEVVPTARELGIGIVPNAPLGRGLLTGRYRSTEAFGPTDFRTVAQPRFTPENFPGNLGLVDRLEPLAIELGVSVGQLALAWVQHRGEDVVPIPGTRRIDHLEENLAAATLSLGPEELAAIEAAVPAGEVAGARLTDFSLRFVDL